A genome region from Amblyraja radiata isolate CabotCenter1 chromosome 4, sAmbRad1.1.pri, whole genome shotgun sequence includes the following:
- the hey1 gene encoding hairy/enhancer-of-split related with YRPW motif protein 1: MKRTHDYSSSDSELDETIEVEKESADENGNSSTATGSMSPSTTSQVLARKRRRGIIEKRRRDRINNSLSELRRLVPSAYEKQGSAKLEKAEILQMTVDHLKMLHAAGGKGYFDAHALAMDYRSLGFRECLAEVARYLSIIEGLENSDPLRVRLVSHLNNYASQREAASTAPPSIGHLSWGNGFSHHPHHHLHPLLMPQVVHNNSNTASTEPRHQTRIGASSHTDTSPHRVAPNCSVGPVIPVVTSSTKLSPPLFSMSSLSAFPLSFSTFPLISPSTFSSSAQTPTNHIGKPYRPWGTEIGAF, translated from the exons ATGAAGAGAACTCACGATTATAGCTCGTCGGATAGTGAACTGGACGAAACGATCGAAGTGGAGAAAGAAAGTGCCGATGAAAATGG GAACTCCAGCACGGCCACCGGCTCAATGTCCCCCAGCACCACTTCCCAAGTCCTGGCCAGGAAAAGGAGGCGCGGG ATCATAGAAAAACGTCGCCGGGATCGTATTAATAACAGCCTGTCTGAACTACGAAGACTGGTGCCCAGCGCTTATGAGAAACAA GGATCCGCCAAACTCGAGAAAGCAGAAATTTTGCAAATGACTGTTGATCACTTGAAGATGCTGCATGCGGCCGGTGGCAAAG GTTATTTTGATGCTCATGCTCTGGCCATGGACTACCGCAGCCTAGGATTTCGCGAATGTCTGGCTGAAGTAGCTCGGTACTTGAGTATTATCGAAGGCCTGGAGAACTCCGATCCTCTCCGTGTTCGCCTGGTCTCTCACCTCAACAACTACGCATCTCAGAGGGAAGCTGCAAGCACTGCCCCCCCAAGCATTGGACATCTTTCCTGGGGCAATGGCTTCAGTCACCACCCACATCACCATCTGCATCCGCTCCTGATGCCACAGGTTGTCCATAACAATAGCAATACGGCTTCAACAGAGCCTCGCCATCAAACCAGGATCGGTGCTTCCTCACACACTGATACGTCTCCACATAGGGTGGCTCCTAATTGCAGTGTCGGTCCAGTCATACCAGTGGTTACCTCCTCCACCAAACTGTCCCCTCCTTTGTTCTCAATGTCATCCTTATCTGCATTTCCTCTGTCTTTCAGCACTTTCCCCTTGATTTCTCCCAGTACATTCAGTTCATCAGCTCAGACTCCAACGAACCACATTGGCAAGCCCTACAGACCCTGGGGGACAGAGATCGGCGCTTTCTAA